A part of Streptomyces sp. NBC_01451 genomic DNA contains:
- a CDS encoding intradiol ring-cleavage dioxygenase — translation MTEISETPPTAIGRRTVLIATGATAATLAVAAAVPESPAPTADTTAPVAAAAVCTLTKEMTEGPYYLDGQYVRADIREDKTGIPLKLTLTVVDDDTCATISNALVEIWHCDALGEYSGFVGNNGHNEPDNGTFLRGGVLTNSSGVAAITTVYPGWYRGRCVHIHLKVHTNVTLTSDGSFTGGQELHTGQLFFDETITAKVAALSTYAANTVTRTTLAQDSIYDEGGAASGLLTLTALGSSTSAGYAGTLTVGVERS, via the coding sequence ATGACAGAGATTTCGGAAACGCCCCCCACTGCGATCGGACGCCGCACCGTACTGATCGCGACCGGTGCCACCGCCGCCACCCTGGCCGTGGCCGCCGCCGTGCCCGAATCCCCGGCCCCCACCGCGGACACGACCGCCCCCGTCGCCGCCGCGGCCGTCTGCACCCTCACGAAGGAGATGACCGAAGGCCCCTACTACCTCGACGGCCAGTACGTCCGCGCCGACATCCGCGAGGACAAGACCGGCATCCCGCTCAAACTCACCCTCACCGTCGTCGACGACGACACCTGCGCGACCATCAGCAACGCGCTCGTGGAGATCTGGCACTGCGACGCCCTCGGCGAGTATTCCGGCTTCGTCGGCAACAACGGCCACAACGAACCGGACAACGGCACCTTCCTGCGCGGCGGCGTGCTGACCAACTCCAGCGGGGTCGCCGCCATCACCACCGTCTACCCCGGCTGGTACCGGGGCCGCTGCGTCCATATCCACCTCAAGGTGCACACGAACGTCACCCTCACGTCCGACGGCTCGTTCACCGGCGGCCAGGAACTCCACACCGGCCAGCTGTTCTTCGACGAGACGATCACGGCGAAGGTCGCGGCACTCTCGACGTACGCGGCCAACACGGTCACCCGCACCACCCTCGCCCAGGACTCGATCTACGACGAGGGCGGCGCCGCCTCCGGTCTCCTCACCCTTACCGCGCTGGGGAGTTCGACCTCGGCGGGGTACGCGGGAACGCTGACCGTGGGCGTGGAAAGGAGCTGA
- a CDS encoding DUF3500 domain-containing protein, with the protein MSQHRPRTPETERSRRWFMNKALLAGGVAALATMTGCSSGSSDSASTSTSSSSSYGGPPNGMPSGGPGGGGGGMGPGASEVKYADFTGVTTDGKTVDGLYSIHSTDVSTDAVVKAAQAFLDGLSSTQRKSCVFDVDDDEWLKWSNVDGYERQGVRMGDITDKQRDLGYALLGAALSADGLTQTRNIMKLNAFLGDYSGGGRDTLTEGAYFFTFMGTPSTTKPWGFQYEGHHVAINYFVLGDQVVMTPTFMGSEPTSATYNGEKITTFKKETAAGLAALRALTDAQRAKVISSETKAGDNLKAGAGQDNLKLAYQGLAAAGFSDTAREKLLDLVRVYVGNMADAHAEVRMSEVEEHLDDTYFYWIGETKDSSAFYYRVHSPVVLIEYDAQSPLGYGNQSSSGGGGGGMGGPGGTPTQQHIHTIVRTPNGGDYGVDLLKLHLEQDH; encoded by the coding sequence ATGTCACAACACCGCCCCCGCACCCCCGAAACCGAGCGCAGCCGCCGCTGGTTCATGAACAAGGCGCTGCTCGCCGGCGGAGTCGCCGCCCTGGCGACCATGACCGGCTGCTCCTCCGGTTCCTCAGACTCGGCGAGTACGAGCACGTCGTCCTCCTCCTCGTACGGCGGACCCCCGAACGGCATGCCCTCCGGCGGGCCCGGCGGAGGCGGCGGCGGGATGGGGCCCGGGGCCAGTGAGGTCAAGTACGCCGACTTCACCGGGGTCACCACCGACGGGAAGACCGTCGACGGCCTCTACTCCATCCACTCCACCGACGTCTCCACGGATGCCGTCGTCAAGGCCGCGCAGGCCTTCCTCGACGGGCTGTCCAGCACCCAGCGCAAGTCCTGCGTGTTCGACGTGGACGACGACGAATGGCTGAAGTGGAGCAACGTCGACGGGTACGAGCGTCAGGGCGTCCGGATGGGCGACATCACCGACAAGCAGCGCGACCTCGGGTACGCGCTCCTCGGTGCCGCGCTGTCCGCCGACGGGCTCACCCAGACCCGCAACATCATGAAGCTCAACGCGTTCCTCGGGGACTACAGCGGCGGTGGCCGGGACACCCTGACCGAGGGCGCCTACTTCTTCACGTTCATGGGGACGCCCTCGACCACCAAGCCGTGGGGGTTCCAGTACGAGGGGCATCACGTCGCCATCAACTACTTCGTGCTCGGCGACCAGGTCGTCATGACCCCGACCTTCATGGGCTCCGAACCGACCTCGGCGACCTACAACGGCGAGAAGATCACCACCTTCAAGAAGGAGACCGCCGCCGGTCTGGCCGCGCTGCGCGCGCTGACCGACGCCCAGCGCGCGAAGGTGATCTCCTCGGAGACCAAGGCCGGCGACAACCTGAAGGCCGGCGCCGGCCAGGACAACCTCAAGCTCGCCTACCAGGGTCTGGCCGCCGCCGGGTTCAGCGACACCGCGCGCGAGAAGCTGCTCGACCTGGTGCGCGTCTACGTCGGCAACATGGCCGACGCGCACGCCGAGGTACGGATGTCCGAGGTGGAGGAGCACCTCGACGACACGTACTTCTACTGGATCGGCGAGACCAAGGATTCGTCAGCTTTCTACTACCGGGTCCACAGTCCCGTCGTACTCATCGAGTACGACGCCCAGTCGCCCCTGGGGTACGGCAACCAGTCATCGAGCGGAGGCGGTGGCGGTGGCATGGGCGGGCCCGGAGGCACGCCCACGCAGCAGCACATCCACACCATCGTCCGGACCCCCAACGGGGGCGACTACGGCGTCGACCTGCTCAAACTCCACCTGGAGCAGGACCACTGA
- a CDS encoding RrF2 family transcriptional regulator, whose product MRISARADYAVRAVLELAVRQDEGAVKAETVAAAQAIPHKFLEGILGDLRRGGIVGSRRGGNGGYRLARPAGGITVADVVRAVDGPIVSVRGERPTGLAYTGPAEPLLPLWVALRANVRKVLEGVTFADLAAGELPEPVRGLAAEPAAWENP is encoded by the coding sequence ATGAGGATCTCGGCGCGGGCGGACTACGCGGTGCGAGCGGTGCTGGAGCTCGCCGTACGGCAGGACGAGGGTGCCGTGAAGGCGGAGACCGTCGCCGCGGCCCAGGCCATTCCGCACAAGTTCCTGGAGGGCATCCTCGGCGATCTGCGGCGCGGCGGGATCGTCGGCTCCCGGCGCGGTGGCAACGGCGGCTACCGGCTGGCGCGTCCCGCCGGGGGGATCACCGTCGCGGATGTCGTGCGGGCCGTCGACGGGCCGATCGTCTCGGTGCGCGGCGAACGGCCGACCGGTCTCGCCTACACGGGCCCCGCCGAACCGCTGCTGCCGCTGTGGGTCGCGCTGCGCGCCAACGTCCGCAAGGTGCTGGAGGGGGTGACCTTCGCCGATCTGGCGGCGGGGGAGCTGCCCGAGCCGGTGCGGGGGCTGGCGGCGGAACCGGCTGCCTGGGAAAACCCGTAA
- a CDS encoding DUF4360 domain-containing protein, whose product MAGGLLVSGAIAALFAAAIPAQGAGSSFEDPPPDKIVIKVATVNGSGCPAGTAAVAVSGDNTAFTVTYSDYLAQAGGNSDPTAFRKNCQLNLLVHVPAGFTYAIASVDYRGFAALQRGASGIQRASYYFQGSSNTAFRTHTYNGPFNDNWQATDTTDWAQLVWAPCGVQRNFNINTELRVNVGTSTGTSFMAMDSTDGEIDTIYHLAWQQCPAK is encoded by the coding sequence ATGGCTGGTGGCCTGCTCGTGAGCGGCGCGATTGCCGCTCTGTTCGCCGCTGCGATACCCGCCCAGGGTGCCGGGTCGTCCTTCGAGGACCCGCCCCCGGACAAGATCGTCATCAAGGTCGCCACGGTGAACGGCTCCGGCTGTCCCGCGGGTACGGCCGCGGTGGCCGTCTCCGGCGACAACACCGCCTTCACCGTCACCTATAGCGACTACCTCGCCCAGGCCGGCGGCAACTCCGACCCGACGGCGTTCCGCAAGAACTGCCAGCTCAATCTGCTGGTGCACGTCCCGGCGGGCTTCACGTACGCCATCGCGAGCGTCGACTACCGGGGCTTCGCGGCCCTTCAACGGGGCGCGAGCGGTATCCAGCGGGCCTCGTACTACTTCCAGGGCTCGTCGAACACGGCGTTCCGCACCCACACGTACAACGGCCCGTTCAACGACAACTGGCAGGCCACCGACACCACGGACTGGGCCCAACTGGTCTGGGCGCCCTGTGGAGTTCAGCGCAACTTCAACATCAACACGGAGCTGCGGGTGAACGTCGGGACATCGACGGGCACCAGCTTCATGGCGATGGACTCGACGGACGGCGAGATCGACACGATCTATCACCTGGCGTGGCAGCAGTGCCCCGCGAAGTGA
- a CDS encoding peptidoglycan recognition protein family protein encodes MRSLRSRRGWGIGAVVAAGVSGVLIVQGVSGGGADSAADDGKPVSGPIESEEYAAALKVAADGDSATLAKRDTKPFSLLGVTWSDPSARMAGKVEVRTRGAGTDTWSPWLELGTDSGPGEEGAARAGTEPAWVGASDGVEVRVDGKASAELPKGLRVDMIDPGTGSVSDLEPAGYAVAASTESPDATLTPDGTDSASPTETDSASAPASASPSESAPASADTSESPSSAPVTTAPATTSAPASPDASASTGPTAPPSTAPRPPITLRAGWGADESMSPEAPDYLANGIKAVVVHHTAETNTYTCDQSPAIIRAIYTYHVKSNGWKDIGYNFLVDKCGTIFEGRKGGVDKPVFGAHAYGFNSQTTGISVLGNYNLVDPPTAVLTSVARLAAWKLGQYGVDPAGTTTLTAGAAGTSQYNTRTWKTGDQLSFPTIHGHGDGYATECPGTKLHAQLATIRSYAAGPVTGLSLKSVTGAGTSGTRTYTKSAATVSWSATTPAALITKYEVLVDGKVAATTDGAAASAKVSLALGTHSVSVRATHISGQTTTTAAATVVAETTPPTFTTAPNLALRAGTVETTAVPVTLKWKATDSAALKEVRLTAPVARTYGPTVVSADLTAKSGTATTWSMTAYDQAGNTRAASVAGTPVILPETSATRTGTWTTKSSTSYLGGKSYSSSAKNASLTWTFTGRSAALAVSRASTSGQVNVFVDGVKVATVDLKSATTKYRDAIWTKTWSASAKHTVKIVVVGTSGRPAVTTDGLVYLK; translated from the coding sequence ATGAGATCGCTGAGATCGCGTCGAGGGTGGGGCATCGGGGCTGTGGTGGCCGCCGGTGTGTCCGGGGTTCTGATCGTGCAGGGCGTGAGCGGCGGTGGCGCGGACAGCGCGGCCGACGACGGCAAGCCGGTCTCCGGGCCGATCGAGAGCGAGGAGTACGCGGCGGCGCTGAAGGTCGCCGCCGACGGCGACTCGGCGACGCTGGCCAAGCGGGACACGAAGCCGTTCAGTCTGCTCGGCGTGACCTGGTCCGACCCGTCGGCACGGATGGCGGGCAAGGTCGAGGTCCGTACCCGCGGCGCCGGCACCGACACCTGGTCGCCCTGGCTGGAGCTGGGCACGGACAGCGGACCCGGTGAGGAGGGCGCGGCCCGCGCCGGTACCGAGCCCGCGTGGGTCGGTGCGTCCGACGGTGTCGAGGTCAGGGTCGACGGCAAGGCGTCCGCCGAGCTGCCCAAGGGGCTGCGCGTGGACATGATCGACCCCGGCACCGGTTCGGTCTCCGACCTGGAGCCCGCCGGGTACGCGGTGGCCGCGAGCACCGAGTCGCCGGACGCGACGCTCACGCCGGACGGGACGGACTCCGCCTCGCCGACGGAGACGGACTCGGCGTCCGCCCCCGCGTCCGCCTCCCCGAGCGAGTCCGCCCCGGCCTCCGCGGACACGTCCGAGTCGCCGAGCAGCGCGCCCGTGACGACCGCGCCGGCGACGACTTCGGCTCCGGCCTCGCCGGACGCCTCGGCGAGCACCGGGCCCACGGCCCCGCCGTCCACCGCTCCCAGGCCGCCGATCACCCTGCGGGCGGGCTGGGGCGCGGACGAGTCGATGAGCCCCGAGGCCCCGGACTACCTCGCGAACGGGATCAAGGCGGTGGTCGTCCACCACACCGCCGAGACGAACACGTACACGTGCGACCAGTCCCCGGCGATAATCCGCGCCATCTACACGTACCACGTCAAATCGAACGGCTGGAAGGACATCGGCTACAACTTCCTGGTCGACAAGTGCGGCACGATCTTCGAGGGCCGTAAGGGCGGGGTCGACAAGCCGGTCTTCGGCGCGCACGCCTACGGCTTCAACAGCCAGACCACCGGCATCTCGGTCCTCGGCAACTACAACCTCGTCGACCCGCCGACGGCGGTCCTGACCTCCGTCGCCCGCCTCGCCGCCTGGAAGCTCGGCCAGTACGGTGTCGACCCGGCCGGCACGACCACGCTCACCGCGGGCGCCGCCGGGACCAGCCAGTACAACACGAGGACGTGGAAGACGGGCGACCAGCTCTCCTTCCCGACCATCCACGGCCACGGCGACGGCTACGCCACCGAGTGCCCGGGCACCAAGCTCCACGCCCAACTGGCCACCATCCGCAGCTACGCGGCGGGCCCGGTCACCGGACTGTCCCTCAAGTCGGTCACCGGCGCGGGCACTTCGGGCACGCGGACGTACACCAAGTCGGCCGCGACGGTCAGTTGGTCGGCGACCACCCCGGCCGCCCTGATCACCAAGTACGAGGTGCTGGTCGACGGCAAGGTCGCCGCCACCACCGACGGCGCGGCGGCCTCGGCGAAGGTGAGCCTGGCGCTCGGCACGCACTCCGTGTCCGTACGGGCCACCCACATCTCCGGGCAGACCACGACCACCGCAGCCGCGACCGTCGTCGCCGAGACGACACCGCCGACCTTCACCACCGCGCCGAACCTCGCCCTGCGCGCCGGCACGGTGGAGACGACGGCCGTCCCGGTGACCCTGAAGTGGAAGGCCACGGACTCGGCCGCCCTGAAGGAGGTGCGCCTGACGGCCCCGGTCGCCAGGACGTACGGCCCGACGGTCGTCAGCGCCGACCTGACCGCCAAGTCCGGTACGGCCACGACCTGGTCGATGACGGCGTACGACCAGGCGGGCAACACCAGGGCGGCCTCGGTCGCCGGTACGCCGGTGATCCTCCCGGAGACCTCGGCGACCCGCACGGGCACCTGGACGACCAAGTCGTCGACCAGCTACCTGGGCGGCAAGTCGTACTCCAGCTCCGCCAAGAACGCCTCGCTGACCTGGACGTTCACCGGCCGCTCGGCCGCCCTCGCGGTGTCGCGGGCCTCGACGTCCGGCCAGGTCAACGTCTTCGTGGACGGCGTCAAGGTCGCGACGGTTGACCTGAAGTCGGCGACGACGAAGTACCGTGACGCGATCTGGACGAAGACCTGGAGCGCGAGCGCCAAGCACACGGTCAAGATCGTGGTCGTCGGCACGAGCGGCCGCCCGGCGGTCACGACGGACGGCCTGGTCTACCTGAAGTAG
- a CDS encoding intradiol ring-cleavage dioxygenase, with amino-acid sequence MTENTNPRHSAPRTSSEALSDTIASAGKHRLGKTVQRRRVLIGGGTAAVVGGLAVAGFASASPTTTATESEAATSASEDSSSSATSGVCVLNAEVTEGPYSLDGALVRADIREDKEGIEVQHTFTVVDLANDCAPLADALVELWHCDHLGEYSGFVGGNGHDEEDNGTFLRGGQLTDENGQVTIVSIWPGHYVSRAVHIHMRVHTDVTLTDTSYTGGEVIHTGQLFFDETVNAEVQATSPYSANTTPETLLSADSIYDDAGASSGLLTLTALGSSVSDGYKATLTVGVDTSG; translated from the coding sequence ATGACAGAGAACACGAACCCCCGGCACAGCGCCCCCCGGACCTCCTCCGAGGCCCTCTCCGACACCATCGCGTCGGCGGGCAAACACCGTCTGGGCAAAACCGTCCAACGGCGCCGCGTCCTGATCGGCGGAGGCACCGCGGCGGTGGTCGGCGGACTCGCGGTCGCCGGCTTCGCCTCCGCCAGTCCGACCACCACGGCCACGGAGTCCGAGGCGGCCACCAGCGCCTCCGAGGACAGTTCCTCGTCGGCCACCAGCGGCGTCTGCGTCCTCAACGCCGAGGTCACCGAGGGCCCCTACTCCCTCGACGGCGCGCTCGTCCGCGCGGACATCCGTGAGGACAAGGAAGGCATCGAGGTCCAGCACACCTTCACCGTCGTCGACCTCGCCAACGACTGCGCCCCGCTCGCGGACGCCCTCGTCGAACTCTGGCACTGCGACCACCTCGGCGAGTACTCCGGCTTCGTCGGCGGCAACGGCCACGACGAGGAGGACAACGGCACCTTCCTGCGCGGCGGGCAGCTGACCGACGAGAACGGCCAGGTCACCATCGTCTCGATCTGGCCCGGCCACTACGTCTCCCGGGCCGTCCACATCCACATGCGGGTGCACACCGACGTCACGCTCACCGACACCTCGTACACCGGCGGCGAGGTCATCCACACAGGTCAGCTCTTCTTCGACGAGACCGTCAACGCGGAGGTCCAGGCCACCTCCCCCTACTCGGCGAACACCACCCCGGAGACCCTCCTCTCCGCCGACAGCATCTACGACGACGCCGGCGCCTCGTCCGGCCTGCTGACGCTCACCGCACTCGGCTCCAGCGTCTCCGACGGCTACAAGGCCACCCTCACCGTGGGTGTGGACACCTCCGGCTGA
- a CDS encoding beta-galactosidase, which yields MVLSRRTFTAAVGTAALGLSLDASARRVSGAPAGSAPTGPPPAPPTADGRPHTVGFDRYSLLVDGRRLVLWSGEMHPFRLPSPSLWLDVLQKMRAHGYNAVSVYVAWNYHSPAPGRYDFTGVRDLDLFLRQAAETGLYVILRPGPYINAEVDAGGFPGWLTATKGRARTSDPTYLGHVDEWLTAVDTIVARHLYTRGDGTVLLYQIENEYGSYVTEPAGVDYMSHLYSKVRADGIDVPLFHNDLGRNGYWAPGTFDTGGERGRWLYGFDGYPDPDQLPPDWGHFGIGGEKGGATASPDTPGFIPEFGGGWFDPWGGAEFDGAGYAGSARTRNAAYERRFHLTNLANGITLHNVYMTFGGTSWGWLPAPQVYTSYDYGAAFDEGRRPRPKVVPMHQLGHLVRYVPELAKLDRAEEIPAGDARLRVYHLTNPDTHAHVHIVRNDSTEPVTSTLPVAGTSLPVTVAASDARLLVADITLGRRKLAYSTAQPMVWLAAARQDVAVLTGPSGDPSVTAVECASEPTVTVQTGAAETSYADGVLRVSARIGGLTRVLVEGGGSTTPLLLLLADDETSVRLWPRETPSGPVLVYGPSLLRTAELRDGVLRLTGDTVDITDLEVWAPRGTREVVWNRRTLTISPLGSGSLLFEEPLAGVPEVALPALDGWRRRTENPESEPGFDDADWTVADRTSTFSTTPVPDGQPVLFADDYGFHYGDVWYRGAFTGAPGIESVSLAYSTGTQGLLMAWLDGVPLGTHRMPVPDKKTVRKGSWAATAAFDVPEKARASGARVLSVLVRRMQHDMDGKVLDTHKVARGLTAVAFTGASPAVTWRLRGEGAADPVRGPLNTGGLHGERSGWHLPGYGDEGWDAVALPRAEGRRQGVTWYRTGFRLTVDPGVDASIGLELTDDPERAYRVQIFLNGWNMGQYVNDVGPQHTFALPNGILRTRGANTLALAVLSDGTTESGPGEVRLTLLGSAAGGVPVTVVPSPGR from the coding sequence TTGGTGCTGAGCAGACGAACCTTCACCGCAGCAGTCGGCACCGCCGCCCTCGGTCTCTCCCTCGACGCGAGTGCCCGCAGGGTCTCCGGCGCCCCGGCCGGGTCCGCGCCCACCGGCCCGCCGCCCGCCCCGCCCACGGCGGACGGCCGCCCGCACACCGTCGGCTTCGACCGCTACTCGCTCCTCGTCGACGGCCGACGGCTCGTCCTGTGGTCCGGCGAGATGCACCCCTTCCGGCTGCCCAGCCCGTCCCTGTGGCTGGACGTCCTCCAGAAGATGCGCGCGCACGGCTACAACGCCGTCAGCGTCTACGTGGCCTGGAACTACCACTCCCCCGCCCCCGGCCGGTACGACTTCACGGGCGTCCGCGACCTCGACCTGTTCCTCCGCCAGGCCGCCGAGACCGGCCTCTACGTCATCCTGCGCCCCGGCCCCTACATCAACGCCGAGGTCGACGCGGGCGGCTTCCCCGGCTGGCTGACCGCGACGAAGGGCCGGGCCAGGACCTCCGACCCCACCTATCTCGGACACGTCGACGAATGGCTGACGGCGGTCGACACGATCGTCGCCCGCCACCTGTACACCCGGGGCGACGGTACGGTCCTGCTCTACCAGATCGAGAACGAGTACGGCTCGTACGTCACCGAGCCCGCCGGCGTCGACTACATGTCCCACCTGTACTCCAAGGTCCGCGCCGACGGCATCGACGTCCCCCTCTTCCACAACGACCTCGGCAGGAACGGCTACTGGGCCCCCGGCACCTTCGACACCGGCGGCGAGCGCGGGCGTTGGCTGTACGGCTTCGACGGCTACCCGGACCCCGATCAACTCCCGCCGGACTGGGGACACTTCGGGATCGGCGGCGAGAAGGGCGGGGCCACGGCGAGTCCGGACACCCCCGGATTCATCCCCGAGTTCGGGGGCGGCTGGTTCGATCCGTGGGGCGGGGCCGAGTTCGACGGCGCGGGGTACGCGGGCTCGGCGCGGACCCGGAACGCGGCCTACGAACGGCGCTTCCACCTCACCAACCTCGCCAACGGCATCACCCTCCACAACGTCTACATGACCTTCGGCGGCACGAGTTGGGGGTGGCTGCCCGCTCCGCAGGTGTACACGTCGTACGACTACGGCGCCGCCTTCGACGAGGGGCGCCGACCGAGGCCGAAGGTCGTGCCCATGCACCAGCTCGGGCATCTGGTGCGGTATGTACCGGAGTTGGCGAAGCTGGACCGGGCGGAGGAGATACCGGCCGGGGACGCGCGGCTCAGGGTCTACCACCTCACCAACCCCGACACCCACGCCCATGTCCACATCGTGCGCAACGACTCCACGGAGCCGGTCACCTCGACTCTCCCGGTCGCCGGTACCTCGCTGCCGGTCACCGTCGCCGCCTCGGACGCGCGTCTTCTCGTCGCCGATATCACCCTGGGGCGGCGGAAGCTGGCGTACTCCACCGCCCAGCCGATGGTGTGGCTGGCTGCGGCGCGCCAGGACGTCGCCGTACTGACGGGGCCCTCGGGCGATCCGTCGGTGACGGCGGTGGAGTGCGCGAGCGAGCCGACGGTGACCGTGCAGACCGGGGCCGCGGAGACCTCGTACGCGGACGGGGTGCTGCGGGTGAGCGCCCGAATCGGCGGGCTGACCAGGGTGTTGGTGGAGGGCGGTGGAAGCACGACCCCTCTCCTTCTCCTCCTCGCCGACGACGAGACCTCCGTGCGGCTGTGGCCGCGCGAGACTCCGTCGGGGCCGGTGCTGGTGTACGGGCCCTCGCTGCTGCGTACCGCCGAACTGCGGGACGGTGTCCTGCGGTTGACCGGGGACACCGTCGACATCACCGACCTGGAGGTGTGGGCGCCGCGCGGGACCCGTGAAGTGGTCTGGAACCGGCGGACGTTGACGATCTCGCCCCTCGGATCCGGGAGTCTGCTGTTCGAGGAGCCGCTGGCGGGGGTTCCGGAGGTCGCGCTGCCCGCACTGGACGGCTGGCGTCGCCGCACGGAGAACCCCGAGTCGGAGCCCGGGTTCGACGACGCCGACTGGACCGTCGCCGACCGGACTTCGACGTTCAGCACGACCCCCGTGCCCGACGGGCAGCCCGTGCTGTTCGCCGACGACTACGGCTTCCACTACGGGGACGTCTGGTACCGGGGCGCCTTCACCGGCGCCCCGGGGATCGAGTCCGTGTCCCTCGCCTACAGCACCGGGACGCAGGGGCTGCTGATGGCCTGGCTGGACGGGGTGCCGCTGGGCACGCACCGCATGCCGGTGCCCGACAAGAAGACGGTACGGAAGGGGAGTTGGGCGGCGACGGCGGCCTTCGACGTGCCGGAGAAGGCGCGTGCGTCCGGTGCGCGCGTGCTGTCCGTGCTGGTGCGGCGGATGCAGCACGACATGGACGGGAAGGTGCTGGACACGCACAAGGTCGCACGCGGGCTGACGGCGGTGGCCTTCACCGGCGCCTCCCCCGCCGTGACGTGGCGGTTGCGGGGCGAGGGCGCGGCCGATCCGGTGCGCGGGCCGCTCAACACCGGCGGGCTGCACGGGGAACGGTCGGGCTGGCATCTGCCGGGGTACGGGGACGAGGGGTGGGATGCGGTCGCCCTGCCGCGTGCCGAGGGGCGGCGACAGGGGGTGACCTGGTACCGGACCGGGTTCCGGCTCACCGTCGATCCGGGCGTCGACGCGTCGATCGGGCTGGAGCTGACGGACGATCCGGAGCGCGCCTACCGCGTCCAGATCTTCCTGAACGGCTGGAACATGGGCCAGTACGTCAACGACGTCGGCCCGCAGCACACCTTCGCCCTCCCGAACGGCATCCTGCGCACCCGGGGCGCCAACACCCTTGCCCTGGCGGTGCTTTCGGACGGTACGACGGAGTCGGGTCCCGGGGAGGTACGGCTGACGCTGCTGGGGAGTGCGGCCGGGGGAGTTCCGGTGACGGTCGTTCCCTCCCCCGGCCGGTAG